From a single Osmerus eperlanus chromosome 8, fOsmEpe2.1, whole genome shotgun sequence genomic region:
- the fabp7b gene encoding fatty acid binding protein 7, brain, b, protein MVDTFCATWKLVDSENFDEYMKALGVGFATRQVGNVTKPTVVIAKEGDKVVIKTQSTFKNTEISFKLGEEFDESTADDRNCKSTVTMDGDKLVHVQKWDGKETTFVRELKDGKLVMNLKFEDIVAVRTYEKA, encoded by the exons ATGGTCGATACCTTCTGTGCCACCTGGAAACTGGTCGACAGTGAAAACTTCGACGAATACATGAAAGCACTTg gTGTTGGTTTCGCGACGAGGCAGGTTGGCAACGTAACCAAGCCAACGGTCGTCATCGCCAAGGAGGGTGATAAGGTTGTCATCAAGACCCAGAGCACCTTCAAAAACACCGAGATCTCTTTCAAACTGGGCGAGGAGTTCGATGAGAGCACCGCAGATGACAGGAACTGCAAA TCCACCGTTACCATGGATGGCGACAAGCTCGTGCACGTGCAGAAGTGGGACGGAAAAGAGACGACGTTTGTCAGGGAACTGAAGGACGGAAAGCTGGTCATG AACCTGAAGTTTGAAGACATCGTGGCGGTGCGCACCTACGAGAAGGCGTGA
- the pkib gene encoding cAMP-dependent protein kinase inhibitor beta, giving the protein MTDVEPVVTDFASTSRTGRRNALPDILGSNAAAATADLPDKLAELSVADDAEGGGEGPSGSPPKTPADGEEKAEGT; this is encoded by the exons ATGACTGATGTGGAGCCTGTTGTCACCGACTTTGCGTCCACGAGCCGTACGGGCCGCCGTAACGCCCTGCCCGACATCCTAGGCTCCAACGCTGCAGCGGCCACTGCGGACCTGCCCGACAAGCTGGCAGAGCTCTCCGTGGCAG AtgatgcagagggagggggagaggggccatCCGGTAGCCCGCCCAAGACCCCCGCCGATGGGGAGGAGAAGGCTGAGGGGACGTAG